A single window of Acidobacteriota bacterium DNA harbors:
- a CDS encoding DUF5916 domain-containing protein has protein sequence MRLLLASAVFFLSTPLALAQQPPAPATQVVDGPAAPESPNGMARDEATGKSTIRAIKLVEPFKLDGQLDESIYTTYPGFDGMVQAAPRYREPSTEKTEIWVSFDEDHIYVSARVWDQAPPERWIANELRRDTNQMRNNDHFGVGFDTFYDRRSGYMFYANPIGGFADYSVVDEGSPNTDWNPVWLAKTGRFDGGWTIEMAFPFKSLRYASGSNQTWGIQFRRAIRHKNEWAYWTPVPRNMAGPQALNRVSVYGTVVGLDLPPAGRNVEIKPYALGRSLTDRIQTPPVSGDRDGEIGGDLKYGITANLTADLTVNTDFAQVEIDEQQVNLTRFNLFLPEKRDFFLEGRGLFDFGRGGSSGGGFGGGGSDQPYVFYSRRIGLNRGRVVPIDVGGRLTGKIGAFGVGVMNIQAGDEDVSSTPATNFTVLRAKRDILRRSTIGAIFTNRNQSAVTTGGSNQAFGVDAALGFYQNVSLTTYYAQTRTTGLTGDNESYQGKFDWTPDRYGASASILKVGRDFNPEVGFLRRTNFTRSFASGRFSPRPRNLRAVRKFTYEGSIEYFENGAGQVESRQQTGQFSAEFDNSDQLSMEANANYDLLVTPFSPSPGVVIPVGGYHYADARLSYNMGQQRRFSGNASFQFGEYYNGTIRTVSFSQGRVSILKQLSVEPRASISRVELPTAAFTTKLVSARTDYGFSPRMFASALLQYSSTDRTFSSNVRFRWEYKPGSEFFLVWTDEHNTNPLDPRATLALRNRAFVVKMTRLFRF, from the coding sequence GTGCGTCTCCTGTTAGCGTCCGCAGTCTTTTTCCTTTCGACCCCACTCGCTCTTGCTCAGCAGCCGCCGGCCCCGGCCACCCAGGTGGTGGACGGACCGGCCGCGCCTGAATCGCCCAACGGCATGGCCCGCGACGAGGCCACCGGCAAGTCGACGATTCGTGCGATCAAACTGGTCGAGCCGTTCAAGCTCGATGGCCAGCTCGATGAGTCGATCTACACGACCTATCCCGGCTTCGATGGCATGGTGCAGGCCGCGCCTCGTTACCGCGAACCATCGACCGAGAAGACCGAGATTTGGGTCTCGTTCGACGAGGACCACATCTACGTGTCGGCGAGGGTCTGGGACCAGGCCCCGCCCGAGCGGTGGATTGCCAACGAGCTGCGGCGCGACACCAACCAGATGCGCAACAACGATCATTTCGGGGTCGGCTTCGATACCTTCTACGATCGCCGCAGCGGCTACATGTTCTACGCCAACCCGATCGGCGGCTTCGCTGATTACTCGGTGGTGGATGAAGGGTCGCCCAATACCGACTGGAACCCGGTGTGGCTGGCGAAGACCGGCCGCTTCGACGGCGGCTGGACCATCGAGATGGCCTTCCCGTTCAAGTCGTTGCGCTATGCCTCTGGCAGCAATCAGACGTGGGGCATCCAGTTCCGTCGCGCGATCCGTCATAAGAACGAGTGGGCCTACTGGACGCCGGTGCCGCGGAACATGGCTGGGCCCCAGGCACTCAATCGGGTCTCGGTGTACGGCACCGTCGTCGGCCTGGACTTGCCGCCGGCCGGCCGCAATGTCGAGATCAAGCCCTATGCGCTTGGCCGCAGCCTGACGGATCGGATTCAGACTCCGCCGGTCTCCGGCGATCGCGACGGCGAGATTGGAGGTGACCTCAAGTACGGCATCACCGCCAACCTCACGGCCGATCTCACGGTCAACACGGATTTCGCCCAGGTCGAGATCGACGAACAGCAAGTCAACCTGACGCGCTTCAACCTGTTCCTGCCCGAGAAGCGCGACTTCTTTCTCGAAGGGCGCGGACTGTTCGACTTTGGGCGTGGCGGTTCGTCGGGCGGCGGTTTCGGCGGCGGCGGCAGCGACCAGCCATACGTGTTCTACAGCCGGCGCATCGGCCTCAATCGCGGCCGGGTCGTCCCGATTGACGTCGGCGGCCGCCTCACGGGCAAGATCGGTGCGTTTGGCGTCGGCGTGATGAACATCCAGGCCGGCGACGAGGACGTGTCCAGCACGCCGGCGACCAACTTCACCGTGCTGCGCGCCAAGCGCGACATCCTGCGCCGCAGCACCATTGGCGCCATCTTCACCAACCGCAACCAGTCGGCGGTGACGACGGGCGGCAGCAACCAGGCGTTCGGTGTGGATGCGGCGCTCGGCTTCTACCAGAACGTCAGCCTGACGACATACTACGCCCAGACCCGGACTACCGGGTTGACCGGCGACAACGAGAGCTACCAGGGCAAGTTCGACTGGACGCCCGATCGCTATGGCGCCAGCGCGAGCATCCTGAAGGTGGGGCGGGACTTCAATCCCGAGGTCGGCTTCCTCCGCCGGACCAACTTCACGCGTTCATTCGCGTCGGGCCGCTTCAGCCCTCGGCCCAGGAACCTTCGGGCGGTGCGCAAGTTCACCTATGAGGGGAGCATCGAGTACTTCGAGAATGGCGCGGGCCAGGTGGAGTCGCGGCAGCAGACCGGACAGTTCAGCGCCGAGTTCGACAACAGCGATCAACTGTCGATGGAAGCTAACGCCAACTACGATCTGCTGGTGACCCCATTCAGCCCGTCGCCTGGCGTCGTGATTCCCGTGGGCGGCTATCACTACGCCGACGCCCGCCTCTCGTACAACATGGGGCAGCAGCGCCGCTTCTCCGGCAACGCCTCATTCCAGTTCGGTGAGTACTACAATGGCACCATTCGCACCGTGTCGTTCTCGCAGGGGCGCGTCTCGATCCTGAAGCAACTGTCGGTGGAACCGCGCGCCTCAATCAGCCGCGTGGAGTTGCCGACGGCGGCGTTTACGACGAAGTTGGTCAGTGCCCGCACCGACTACGGCTTCTCGCCGCGGATGTTCGCCAGCGCGTTGCTGCAGTACAGCTCGACCGACCGCACCTTCAGCAGTAACGTGCGCTTTCGGTGGGAGTACAAGCCGGGCAGCGAATTCTTCCTGGTCTGGACCGATGAGCACAACACCAACCCGCTCGATCCCCGTGCGACGCTGGCCCTCAGGAACCGGGCGTTCGTGGTCAAGATGACGCGGCTGTTCCGGTTTTAG
- a CDS encoding ankyrin repeat domain-containing protein has product MRKVIRGSFVAGVMAIGLSAMLSAAATAPVADAAMNGDKAAVKALLKSAADVNAAQGDGMTALHWAAMSGDLELAQMLVFAGANVRATTRLGAYTPLFLASQQGHGPVIQALLTAGSDLKAGTPNGTSPLMVAAASGKVDAVKVLLDAGADVNAKDGVRLQTPLMYAAAANRADVITVLAAKGGDLKATSKVSDLANLSREGLGFGGNPQAPGAPPRPGAPAAGARPPMPGVDRNYQLNELINAHGGLTPLLFAVRQGYAESTSALLAAGADVNLPSAGDQTTPLLMAVINGHFDLAQDLLDRGANPNLASVNGVTPLYAALNVEWAPKALYPQPRAHMQQKLGYLDLMKNLIDRGADVNARLKMKVWYSGYSFDLSGVDEIGASVFWRAAYASDVAAMRMLVAAGADPNVPTIKPAGRPRFGDAAEREVKDLSGLPPVAIGGPSVTALHATAGVGYGEGFAANSHRFAPTGMMAAVKYLVEELGADVNAADHDGNTALHHAAARGDNEMILYLVSKGANVMAVDREGRTTVDMANGAVQRVQPYPETIALLEKLGAKNNHKCVSC; this is encoded by the coding sequence ATGCGTAAAGTGATTCGCGGCTCATTCGTCGCCGGTGTGATGGCCATCGGCCTGTCGGCCATGTTGTCGGCGGCCGCCACGGCGCCCGTCGCCGACGCCGCCATGAACGGCGACAAGGCCGCGGTCAAGGCGTTGCTGAAGTCCGCCGCCGACGTCAACGCGGCGCAGGGCGACGGCATGACGGCCTTGCACTGGGCGGCCATGAGCGGCGACCTCGAGCTGGCGCAGATGCTGGTCTTTGCCGGCGCGAATGTCCGCGCCACCACGCGCCTGGGCGCCTACACACCGCTGTTCCTGGCCAGCCAGCAGGGCCACGGGCCGGTGATCCAGGCACTGCTCACCGCCGGCAGCGACCTCAAGGCCGGCACGCCGAACGGCACCTCGCCGCTGATGGTGGCCGCCGCGTCGGGCAAGGTAGACGCCGTGAAAGTGCTGCTGGACGCCGGCGCCGACGTCAACGCGAAGGACGGCGTACGGTTGCAGACGCCGCTGATGTACGCCGCGGCGGCCAACCGGGCCGACGTCATCACGGTGCTGGCCGCGAAGGGCGGCGACCTCAAGGCCACCAGCAAGGTGTCGGACCTTGCCAACCTGAGTCGCGAAGGCCTGGGTTTTGGCGGCAATCCGCAGGCGCCGGGCGCGCCGCCGCGGCCTGGGGCGCCGGCGGCGGGCGCGCGCCCGCCGATGCCGGGTGTCGATCGCAACTACCAGCTGAACGAACTGATCAACGCGCACGGCGGCCTCACGCCGCTGCTGTTCGCGGTGCGCCAGGGCTACGCCGAGTCAACCTCGGCCCTGCTGGCCGCCGGCGCCGATGTCAACCTGCCGTCGGCCGGTGACCAGACCACCCCGTTGCTGATGGCGGTGATCAACGGTCACTTCGACCTGGCCCAGGACCTGCTCGACCGCGGCGCCAACCCGAACCTGGCGAGCGTCAACGGTGTCACCCCGCTCTACGCGGCCCTGAACGTCGAGTGGGCGCCCAAGGCGCTCTATCCGCAGCCGCGCGCGCACATGCAGCAGAAGCTCGGCTACCTCGACTTGATGAAGAACCTGATCGACCGGGGCGCCGACGTCAACGCGCGCCTGAAGATGAAGGTGTGGTACTCGGGTTACAGCTTCGATCTTTCTGGCGTTGATGAGATTGGCGCCAGCGTGTTCTGGCGCGCCGCCTATGCCAGCGACGTCGCCGCCATGCGCATGCTGGTGGCGGCCGGTGCCGACCCCAACGTGCCCACCATCAAGCCGGCCGGCCGCCCCCGTTTCGGCGACGCGGCCGAGCGCGAAGTGAAAGACCTGTCGGGACTGCCGCCGGTCGCGATCGGCGGGCCGTCGGTCACGGCGCTCCATGCCACGGCCGGCGTCGGCTACGGCGAGGGCTTCGCTGCCAACTCCCATCGCTTCGCGCCCACCGGCATGATGGCGGCCGTCAAGTACCTCGTCGAGGAACTGGGCGCCGACGTCAATGCCGCCGACCACGACGGCAACACCGCGCTGCATCACGCGGCCGCCCGGGGCGACAACGAGATGATTCTCTATCTGGTGTCGAAAGGCGCCAACGTCATGGCTGTCGACCGCGAGGGGAGAACGACCGTCGACATGGCCAATGGCGCAGTACAGCGCGTGCAACCCTATCCCGAGACCATCGCCCTTCTGGAAAAGCTCGGAGCAAAGAACAACCATAAGTGCGTCTCCTGTTAG
- a CDS encoding DUF1552 domain-containing protein: MYITQKHISRRTALKGVGVTMALPFLEAMVPARATSAQARGKVRLAAIEMVHGSAGSTAFGIKQNLWAPAAVGRDFDLSPSSLAPLEPFRNDLTIVSNTDVRNAEAFTAPEIGGDHFRSSAVFLTQMHPKQTQGSDVFVGTSLDQYYAQRFGQTTAIPSMQLCIENVDQAGGCSYGYSCTYTDSISWAAPDQPLPMVRDPRTVFDLLFGVGATPAERKERRSEDQSILDWLGGAVARLNKNLGAADQARLADYLEDVREIERRIQQVEASNSKGEQRELPGAPVGVPDSFEQHVKLMFDLQALAFASDTTRVFAFKMGRDASNRVYPDSGYKAAFHSASHHQDRDERITDFAKINKYHISMIPYFLKKLKDTPDGDSNLLDNTLIVYGSPMGNSNVHNHKRCPLFLAGHAGGALKGGLHLKAADGTPMANVMLSVAHLLGMDDFKSFGDSTAAYDLNTVPATTAAAE; the protein is encoded by the coding sequence ATGTACATCACGCAGAAGCACATTTCCCGCCGCACCGCGCTCAAGGGCGTTGGCGTCACCATGGCGCTGCCGTTCCTCGAGGCCATGGTGCCGGCTCGCGCCACCTCTGCGCAGGCGCGTGGCAAGGTCCGCCTGGCGGCGATTGAAATGGTGCACGGCTCTGCCGGCAGCACGGCGTTTGGCATCAAGCAGAACCTGTGGGCGCCGGCCGCGGTCGGCCGCGACTTCGACCTGTCGCCCAGTTCGCTGGCGCCGCTCGAGCCGTTCCGCAACGACCTCACCATCGTCAGCAACACCGACGTGCGCAATGCCGAGGCGTTCACGGCCCCGGAGATCGGCGGCGACCACTTCCGCTCGAGCGCGGTGTTCCTGACGCAGATGCACCCCAAGCAGACGCAGGGGTCCGACGTGTTCGTCGGCACCTCGCTCGATCAGTACTACGCGCAGCGCTTCGGGCAGACCACGGCCATTCCGTCGATGCAGTTGTGCATTGAGAACGTCGACCAGGCCGGCGGATGCTCCTACGGCTACTCGTGCACCTACACCGATTCGATTAGCTGGGCGGCGCCCGACCAGCCGCTGCCGATGGTGCGCGATCCGCGCACCGTGTTCGACCTGTTGTTCGGCGTCGGCGCGACGCCGGCCGAGCGGAAGGAACGGCGCAGCGAGGACCAGAGCATTCTCGACTGGCTGGGTGGCGCGGTGGCGCGCCTGAACAAGAACCTGGGCGCGGCCGACCAGGCGCGGCTGGCCGACTACCTGGAAGACGTGCGCGAGATCGAGCGCCGCATCCAGCAGGTCGAGGCGTCCAACAGCAAGGGCGAGCAGCGCGAGCTGCCGGGCGCACCGGTGGGGGTCCCCGACTCGTTCGAGCAGCACGTCAAGTTGATGTTCGACCTGCAGGCGCTGGCGTTTGCGTCGGACACGACCCGCGTGTTCGCGTTCAAGATGGGCCGCGACGCCTCCAACCGCGTCTATCCCGACAGCGGCTACAAGGCGGCGTTCCACTCGGCCTCGCACCACCAGGACCGCGACGAGCGCATCACCGACTTCGCCAAGATCAACAAGTACCACATCAGCATGATTCCGTATTTCCTCAAGAAGCTGAAGGACACGCCGGACGGCGACAGCAACCTGCTGGACAACACGCTGATCGTCTACGGCTCGCCGATGGGCAACTCGAACGTGCACAACCATAAGCGCTGCCCGCTGTTCCTGGCCGGCCACGCCGGCGGCGCGCTCAAGGGCGGCCTGCACCTGAAGGCGGCCGACGGCACGCCGATGGCCAACGTGATGTTGTCGGTGGCGCACCTGCTGGGCATGGACGACTTCAAGTCGTTCGGCGACAGCACCGCGGCTTATGACCTGAACACCGTTCCAGCGACCACCGCGGCCGCTGAATAG
- a CDS encoding DUF1592 domain-containing protein, which produces MLTKTFVSAVFITALVGVAVSAPTYAREQNARATVGKQAVKPAEKAPVKPAVSHAPATTTMLPAEQTALVKQYCAGCHSERGKAGGLSLASFDAAKLEEHGETTEKLIRKLRAGMMPPSGARRPEPAVLTGLASAFESRMDRVAALNPNPGSRPFQRLNRAEYANAVKDLLNVDVDVTTYLPPDTISHGFDNVADAQTFSPTLMDGYLRAASQISRLAVGDRQASASSTTYKIARAASQMRRVDGAPMGTRGGTSVVHTFPADGHYVFKTSLHYEPLGGLAGRNTMTAYGLKEQVEVSVNGERVALFDLNTRMSETDPKNSLELQTPPVHIKAGPQRVTAAFIQHLDGPVDDLLMPLENTLADVSITFGITMLPHLRDFVVQGPLDVTGVSDTPSRLKIFSCRPTSAAEEESCAAEIVNQLATQAFRGAPTAADLQDAMKFYEQGRTKGGFEPGIRMAVQSILMSPRFLFRLEAQPAGIRTATGVVTYRISDEDLASRLSFFLWGTVPDAELVKAASLGSLRTPLGLQKQVRRMLADKRAEALSTRFGSQWLRLQDLDKIFPDYLLYPQYDDTLARAMKRETELFFDSIVREDRKVTDLLTADYSFVNERLAKHYGIANVTGSAFQRVALPPNRRGLLGQGSILTLTSVADRTSPVNRGKWVMEVLLASPPPAPPPNVPSLDDSVKANEGGKMLSTRERMEEHRKNPACTSCHRVIDPLGLALENFDVTGAWRIKDNEVPVDVVGDLYDGTKIDGPAGLREALMTHSDVFLTGFTESLMTYAIGRRVEYTDMPAIRTIVRNAGKSDNKLSAFVMGVVNSPAFRMGMTDTGKQRRATDVAR; this is translated from the coding sequence ATGCTGACGAAGACTTTTGTTAGCGCCGTGTTCATCACGGCCCTGGTTGGTGTGGCGGTCTCGGCGCCCACCTACGCGCGAGAACAGAACGCGCGCGCTACGGTGGGCAAGCAAGCGGTGAAGCCCGCCGAGAAGGCGCCGGTCAAGCCGGCGGTCTCGCATGCTCCGGCCACCACCACCATGCTGCCGGCGGAGCAGACGGCGCTCGTCAAGCAGTACTGCGCCGGGTGCCACAGCGAGCGCGGCAAGGCCGGTGGCCTGTCGTTGGCGTCGTTTGATGCCGCCAAGCTCGAAGAGCACGGCGAGACCACCGAGAAGCTGATCCGCAAGCTGCGCGCCGGCATGATGCCGCCGTCGGGGGCGCGCCGCCCCGAGCCGGCGGTGCTGACCGGGCTGGCGTCGGCGTTCGAGAGCCGCATGGACCGGGTGGCGGCGCTCAACCCGAATCCCGGCTCGCGCCCGTTTCAGCGGCTGAACCGCGCCGAGTACGCGAATGCGGTCAAGGACCTGCTGAACGTGGACGTCGACGTGACGACCTACCTGCCGCCCGACACCATCAGCCACGGGTTCGACAACGTGGCTGACGCCCAGACGTTTTCGCCGACCTTGATGGACGGCTACCTGCGCGCGGCGAGTCAGATCAGCCGGCTGGCGGTGGGCGATCGCCAGGCCTCGGCGAGCTCGACCACCTACAAGATCGCCCGCGCCGCCTCGCAGATGCGCCGCGTGGACGGCGCGCCGATGGGCACGCGCGGCGGCACCTCGGTGGTGCACACGTTCCCCGCCGACGGCCACTACGTGTTCAAGACCTCGCTGCACTACGAACCGCTCGGCGGACTGGCGGGCCGCAACACCATGACCGCCTACGGCCTCAAGGAACAGGTTGAAGTGTCGGTGAACGGTGAGCGGGTCGCGCTGTTCGACCTGAACACGCGGATGAGCGAGACCGACCCGAAGAACAGCCTCGAGTTGCAGACGCCGCCGGTGCACATCAAGGCCGGCCCGCAGCGCGTGACCGCCGCCTTCATTCAGCACCTGGACGGCCCGGTCGACGACCTGCTGATGCCGCTCGAGAACACGCTGGCCGATGTCAGCATCACCTTTGGCATCACCATGCTGCCGCACCTGCGCGATTTCGTGGTGCAGGGCCCGCTTGACGTCACCGGCGTGTCCGACACGCCGAGCCGCCTGAAGATCTTCTCGTGCCGGCCGACCAGCGCCGCCGAAGAGGAGTCGTGCGCGGCCGAGATCGTCAACCAACTTGCGACCCAGGCGTTTCGCGGCGCGCCGACGGCGGCCGACCTGCAGGACGCCATGAAGTTCTACGAGCAGGGCCGGACCAAGGGCGGCTTCGAGCCTGGTATCCGCATGGCGGTGCAGTCGATCCTGATGAGCCCGCGCTTCCTGTTCCGTCTCGAGGCACAGCCGGCCGGGATTCGCACCGCCACCGGGGTGGTCACGTATCGCATCAGTGACGAAGACCTGGCCTCGCGCCTGTCGTTCTTCCTCTGGGGCACGGTGCCCGACGCGGAACTGGTCAAGGCGGCGTCGCTCGGGTCGTTGCGCACGCCGCTCGGCCTGCAGAAGCAGGTGCGCCGCATGCTCGCCGACAAGCGCGCCGAGGCGCTGTCGACGCGGTTCGGGTCGCAGTGGCTGCGCCTGCAGGACCTCGACAAGATTTTCCCCGACTACCTGCTGTATCCGCAGTACGACGACACGCTCGCCCGGGCGATGAAGCGGGAAACCGAGCTGTTCTTTGACAGCATCGTGCGCGAGGACCGCAAGGTCACCGACCTGCTGACCGCCGACTACAGCTTCGTCAACGAACGGCTGGCCAAGCACTACGGCATTGCGAACGTGACCGGCAGCGCGTTTCAGCGCGTGGCCCTGCCGCCGAACCGCCGCGGCCTGCTCGGGCAGGGCAGCATCCTGACGCTGACCTCGGTCGCCGACCGCACTTCACCCGTGAACCGTGGCAAGTGGGTGATGGAAGTGCTGCTGGCCTCGCCGCCGCCGGCGCCGCCGCCCAACGTGCCGTCGCTCGATGACTCGGTGAAGGCCAACGAAGGCGGCAAGATGCTGTCGACGCGCGAGCGCATGGAAGAGCACCGCAAGAACCCGGCGTGCACCTCGTGCCACAGGGTGATCGATCCGCTCGGCCTCGCGCTCGAGAACTTTGACGTCACCGGCGCCTGGCGGATCAAGGACAACGAAGTGCCGGTCGACGTGGTGGGCGACCTCTACGACGGCACCAAAATTGACGGCCCGGCCGGCCTGCGCGAGGCGCTGATGACGCACTCGGACGTGTTCCTGACGGGATTCACCGAGAGCCTGATGACCTATGCGATCGGGCGGCGGGTTGAGTACACCGACATGCCGGCCATTCGCACAATCGTGCGTAACGCCGGCAAGAGCGACAACAAGCTGTCGGCGTTTGTGATGGGTGTGGTCAACAGCCCGGCGTTCAGGATGGGCATGACCGATACGGGCAAGCAACGCCGCGCGACCGACGTCGCGCGTTAG
- a CDS encoding ankyrin repeat domain-containing protein — protein MMRQQAFGALGLAVCLTVAISGQAPAPVADAASKGDRDGVRALLKKGLDVNEAQGDGTTALHWAAMTGDAELAQMLIYAGANVRATTRLGAYTPLYLAAKGGHSGVVAALLAAGADAKATTTNGTTPLMIAAAAGDTRTITSLVENGADINARDGAKGETPLMFAAAFNRTDAVKLLLARGADHKATTKVVDLFALTAPEEEAMSRGRPAAAANRPVDIAGATRSYRYNELISSQGGLTALLFAARQGFTDTVKALVEGGADLNQLNAGDQTSPLLMAIINGHFDLATYLIEKGAHPNVAAFNGATPLYAVLNIQWAPKSLYPSPKAYQQQQTTYLDLMKMLLDKGADPNVRLQRKVWYQAFNSDFAGVDESGATPFWRASYANDVAAMKLLVAHGADPNIPTMKPAGRPFTGEGIRQIQDLSGVPPVPYGGPAVFPLHAASGVGYGEGFAANSHRYAPTGFLPAIKYLVEELGADVNATDHEGNTPVHLAASRGDNESILFLVSKGADVMRVNREGNTTVDIANGPVQRTQPYPDTIKLLESLGAKNNHKCITC, from the coding sequence ATGATGCGACAGCAAGCATTCGGAGCCCTCGGATTGGCGGTGTGCCTGACGGTGGCGATCAGTGGGCAGGCACCCGCGCCGGTCGCCGACGCGGCCAGCAAGGGCGATCGCGACGGCGTGCGGGCGCTGCTCAAGAAGGGCCTGGACGTCAACGAAGCCCAGGGTGACGGCACCACCGCCCTGCACTGGGCGGCGATGACGGGCGATGCCGAGCTGGCGCAGATGCTGATCTACGCCGGCGCCAACGTGCGCGCCACGACCCGGCTGGGCGCGTACACCCCGTTGTACCTGGCTGCCAAGGGCGGCCATTCGGGAGTGGTCGCGGCGTTGCTCGCGGCCGGCGCCGATGCCAAGGCGACCACCACCAATGGCACCACGCCGCTGATGATTGCCGCAGCCGCCGGCGATACCCGCACCATCACGTCGCTCGTCGAGAACGGCGCTGACATCAATGCCAGGGACGGCGCCAAGGGCGAGACGCCGCTGATGTTTGCGGCGGCGTTCAATCGCACCGATGCCGTGAAGCTGCTGCTCGCGCGCGGCGCCGATCACAAGGCCACGACCAAGGTGGTGGACCTGTTCGCGCTGACCGCCCCTGAAGAAGAGGCCATGAGCCGCGGCCGCCCGGCGGCGGCCGCCAACCGTCCGGTTGACATCGCCGGCGCGACCCGCAGCTACCGCTATAACGAATTGATCAGCAGCCAGGGCGGCCTCACCGCGTTGCTGTTTGCGGCCCGCCAGGGTTTCACCGACACGGTCAAGGCGCTCGTCGAGGGCGGCGCCGACCTGAACCAACTGAACGCCGGTGACCAGACCAGCCCGCTGCTGATGGCGATCATCAACGGCCACTTCGACCTGGCGACCTACCTGATCGAGAAGGGCGCCCACCCGAACGTGGCGGCCTTCAACGGCGCGACGCCGCTTTACGCGGTGCTGAACATCCAGTGGGCGCCCAAGTCGCTCTATCCGAGCCCGAAGGCGTATCAGCAGCAGCAGACGACGTATCTCGACTTGATGAAGATGCTGCTCGACAAGGGTGCCGACCCGAACGTGCGTCTGCAGCGCAAGGTCTGGTACCAGGCCTTTAATTCCGATTTCGCCGGCGTGGACGAGAGCGGCGCCACCCCGTTCTGGCGTGCCTCGTATGCCAACGACGTTGCCGCCATGAAGCTGCTGGTGGCGCACGGCGCCGATCCGAACATCCCGACCATGAAGCCGGCCGGCCGGCCGTTCACCGGCGAGGGCATTCGCCAGATCCAGGACCTGTCCGGCGTGCCGCCGGTTCCGTATGGCGGTCCCGCGGTGTTCCCGCTGCACGCCGCGTCGGGCGTCGGCTACGGCGAAGGCTTCGCCGCCAACTCGCACCGCTATGCGCCAACCGGGTTCCTGCCGGCCATCAAGTACCTGGTCGAAGAGCTGGGCGCCGACGTCAACGCCACCGACCACGAGGGCAACACGCCCGTGCACCTGGCGGCATCGCGCGGCGACAACGAATCGATTCTGTTCCTGGTCTCGAAAGGCGCCGATGTCATGCGCGTGAACCGCGAGGGCAACACCACGGTCGATATCGCCAACGGCCCCGTGCAGCGCACGCAGCCCTATCCCGACACCATCAAGCTGCTCGAGTCGCTCGGCGCCAAGAACAACCACAAGTGCATCACATGCTGA
- a CDS encoding DUF1552 domain-containing protein encodes MFITKKHISRRTVLRGMGVTMALPMLEAMVPARTVFAKTAAGKVRLAAIEMVHGSAGATKFGLQKNLWSPAAVGTGFDLSPTSLAPLEPFRDYLTIVSNTDVRNAEAFELPEIGGDHFRSSAVFLTQAHPLQTQGSGVRAGTSMDQLYAQKFGQETPIPSMQLCIEAVDQAGGCSYGYSCVYTDTISWADPNSPLPMIRDPRLAFDQLFGVGATPEERAIRRAEDKSILDLISAQLARLNQEIGAADRTRLSNYLDEVREIERRIQKVEAYNKSGEMRELPTSPVGVPDSFDDHVKLMFDLQAVAFASDTTRVFSFKMGRDASSRVYPTSGVSTGFHPASHHGDREDRILEFAKINKYHIGMLPYFLQKLKDTPDGDSNLLDNTLVVYGSPMGDSNIHNHKRCPLFFAGKAGGALKGGLHLKAADGTPMANAMLSVMHGLGLDEVKSFGDSSGTFNLTTAPDATAAQE; translated from the coding sequence ATGTTCATCACCAAGAAGCACATTTCCCGTCGCACCGTCCTGCGCGGCATGGGAGTGACGATGGCGTTGCCGATGCTGGAGGCGATGGTGCCGGCGCGCACCGTCTTCGCCAAGACAGCCGCGGGCAAGGTGCGGCTCGCCGCCATCGAGATGGTGCACGGCTCCGCGGGTGCGACCAAGTTCGGCCTGCAGAAGAACCTCTGGTCGCCGGCGGCCGTGGGCACGGGCTTCGACCTGTCGCCGACCAGCCTGGCGCCGCTCGAACCGTTCCGCGACTACCTGACGATTGTCAGCAACACCGACGTCCGCAACGCTGAGGCGTTTGAGTTGCCGGAAATTGGCGGCGACCATTTTCGTTCGAGCGCGGTGTTCCTGACCCAGGCCCACCCGCTGCAGACGCAGGGCTCGGGCGTGCGCGCCGGTACGTCGATGGACCAGCTCTACGCGCAGAAGTTCGGTCAGGAGACGCCGATCCCATCGATGCAGCTGTGCATCGAGGCGGTTGACCAGGCCGGCGGCTGCTCTTACGGCTACTCGTGCGTCTACACCGACACCATCAGCTGGGCCGACCCCAACTCGCCGTTGCCGATGATTCGCGACCCGCGCCTGGCGTTCGACCAGTTGTTCGGCGTTGGCGCCACGCCTGAAGAGCGCGCCATTCGCCGCGCCGAAGACAAGAGCATTCTCGACCTGATCAGCGCGCAGCTGGCGCGACTGAACCAGGAGATTGGCGCCGCCGACCGCACGCGCCTGTCGAACTACCTCGACGAAGTGCGCGAGATCGAACGGCGCATCCAGAAGGTCGAGGCCTACAACAAGAGCGGCGAGATGCGCGAACTGCCGACCTCGCCGGTCGGCGTGCCCGACTCGTTTGACGATCACGTCAAGCTGATGTTCGACCTGCAGGCGGTGGCCTTCGCGTCCGACACGACCCGCGTGTTCTCGTTCAAGATGGGCCGCGACGCGTCAAGCCGCGTCTACCCGACGAGCGGCGTGAGCACCGGCTTCCACCCGGCGTCGCACCACGGCGATCGCGAAGACCGCATCCTCGAGTTCGCCAAGATCAACAAGTACCACATCGGCATGCTGCCGTACTTCCTCCAGAAGCTGAAGGACACGCCTGACGGCGACAGCAACCTGCTCGACAACACGCTGGTGGTCTACGGCTCGCCGATGGGCGACTCGAACATCCACAACCACAAGCGCTGCCCGCTGTTCTTTGCGGGCAAGGCCGGCGGCGCGCTCAAGGGCGGGCTGCACCTGAAGGCTGCCGACGGCACGCCGATGGCCAACGCCATGCTGAGCGTCATGCACGGCCTGGGCCTGGACGAGGTCAAGAGCTTCGGTGACAGCAGCGGCACCTTCAACCTCACGACGGCGCCCGACGCGACCGCCGCCCAGGAGTAG